The Peribacillus simplex genome contains a region encoding:
- a CDS encoding fumarylacetoacetate hydrolase family protein: MHVLQKTQKIVRYQNQQGNIHYGIVEDEMILQLSSSFAELVNKEIKYDGVELKYSDVKILEPVKPSKVVNFGWTYAGHAKETGGEANLVEPFLFLKPLSSLIADKEKIILPPNELSNQVELEGEVALVIGKRGKNIKEEDALDYVFGCTIFNDVTARDLTKKDPQFTRGKGFDTFGPLGPCIVTGVDPTNLRIVTTLNGRVVQDGNTNEMSLSIPFLISWLSQVMTLEPGDILATGSPSGSCPIKSGDEVVVEVENIGRLTNDVQ; this comes from the coding sequence ATGCATGTGCTACAAAAAACACAAAAAATAGTTCGCTATCAGAATCAACAGGGCAATATACATTACGGTATTGTTGAGGATGAGATGATATTACAACTATCCAGCAGTTTTGCTGAACTTGTCAACAAGGAAATAAAGTATGACGGGGTAGAGCTGAAATATAGTGACGTAAAAATTCTGGAACCTGTAAAACCTTCGAAAGTTGTTAATTTCGGCTGGACATATGCAGGTCATGCAAAGGAAACAGGGGGAGAGGCGAACCTTGTAGAGCCATTTCTCTTCTTGAAGCCATTATCTTCGCTTATTGCAGACAAGGAGAAAATTATCCTTCCTCCAAACGAGCTATCCAACCAAGTGGAACTTGAAGGGGAAGTAGCCTTGGTGATTGGAAAGCGCGGAAAAAACATCAAAGAAGAAGATGCGCTTGATTATGTGTTCGGTTGCACGATATTCAATGACGTCACAGCAAGAGATCTTACAAAAAAAGATCCACAGTTTACGCGGGGCAAAGGATTTGATACATTCGGACCTTTGGGACCGTGCATCGTTACCGGGGTAGATCCGACTAATTTGCGGATTGTGACCACTTTAAACGGCCGCGTTGTCCAAGACGGAAATACCAATGAAATGTCTCTAAGCATCCCGTTTCTAATCAGCTGGCTTTCACAGGTAATGACACTGGAGCCCGGTGACATTTTGGCTACGGGTTCACCATCTGGCAGCTGCCCAATCAAGTCGGGGGATGAGGTCGTTGTTGAAGTCGAGAACATCGGTCGATTGACTAATGACGTTCAGTAA